A genome region from Schistocerca americana isolate TAMUIC-IGC-003095 chromosome 1, iqSchAmer2.1, whole genome shotgun sequence includes the following:
- the LOC124606336 gene encoding interferon-related developmental regulator 2: protein MPKGKRKGKSGSTPKLRPDAVGVTSDEDSLNDNASVISLASENRSIVEEGDEIDEQTQEEIFEEKLGEAIDGLNQKSAQGRTASLESVAKAFIKKCVPEYVIDRRFTLTDGVERSLKKGRSAEQAAAAQLAPLLCVQLGAGEHSEEVCRELSPTLTVVAHDNSASPLARAKCCWALAMCSFLSGGEMNDIVQLMRSMETIYSASYLKGNGTVPVVSAEVAALHAAAISSWSLLLTLMSPGDVYMLLSDTDTTFSPQLWQLAELLESAHLDVRMAAGEAMALVFEMGRTHSIDFQEAATPQLIERLRELATDSHKYRAKKDRKTQRSSFRDILHYVEDGDPPDIQVRFGQEVLALDSWCRKKQYDAFCQVLGSGMNLHLTENDLVREIFELGERISPLNAALHKQTKLERHLMNAAAFKARTISRSKNRDKRSSVMAC from the exons ATGCCCAAAGGAAAACGAAAGGGGAAGTCAG GGTCCACTCCGAAGCTACGGCCAGACGCTGTTGGCGTAACATCAGATGAAGATTCACTAAATGATAATGCAAGTGTCATCAGTCTCGCCTCAGAAAATCGTAGCATAGTCGAAGAAG GAGATGAAATTGATGAGCAGACACAAGAagaaatatttgaagaaaaattaGGAGAAGCCATTGATGGTTTAAATCAAAAATCGGCTCAGGGACGAACAGCTTCCCTTGAATCCGTTGCAAAAGCATTCATTAAAAAATGTGTACCTGAATATGTAATTGACAG GCGCTTCACATTGACTGATGGTGTGGAACGCAGCCTAAAGAAGGGCCGGAGTGCGGAACAGGCAGCTGCAGCACAGTTGGCACCACTTCTTTGTGTACAATTGGGTGCTGGGGAGCATTCGGAAGAAGTTTGTCGAGAGTTATCACCAACGTTAACTGTTGTTGCTCACGACAACTCCGCTTCTCCATTAGCTAGAGCAAAA TGCTGCTGGGCTCTTGCCATGTGCAGTTTTCTCTCAGGTGGAGAAATGAATGATATAGTGCAACTGATGCGTTCTATGGAAACAATATACAGTGCTTCCTATCTCAAGGGCAATGGCACAGTACCTGTAGTATCAGCTGAAGTGGCTGCTTTACATGCAGCAGCTATTTCTTCATGGAGCCTTCTTTTGACTTTAATGTCACCAGGAGATGTGTATATGTTGTTATCAGACACTGATACAACATTTTCACC GCAACTTTGGCAGCTAGCTGAACTCTTAGAATCTGCACACTTAGATGTGCGTATGGCGGCAGGTGAAGCAATGGCTCTTGTGTTTGAGATGGGACGCACTCATTCCATAGACTTCCAAGAAGCTGCCACACCTCAGCTTATTGAACGTTTGCGAGAATTGGCAACAGATTCCCATAAATATAGAGCAAAAAAGGATCGTAAGACCCAGCGTTCAAGTTTCAGAGACATTCTGCATTATGTGGAG GATGGTGATCCACCAGATATACAAGTGAGATTTGGTCAAGAGGTGTTAGCATTAGACTCTTGGTGCAGGAAAAAGCAATATGATGCTTTCTGCCAG GTTTTAGGGTCTGGCATGAATCTTCATTTGACAGAAAATGATCTTGTTAGAGAGATATTTGAACTTGGAGAGAGGATATCACCTCTTAATGCAGCACTTCACAAACAGACAAAGTTGGAAAGG catttgaTGAATGCAGCAGCGTTTAAAGCTAGGACTATTTCGAGGAGTAAAAACAGAGATAAACGTTCCTCTGTAATGGCATGTTGA